The following are encoded in a window of Haliotis asinina isolate JCU_RB_2024 chromosome 14, JCU_Hal_asi_v2, whole genome shotgun sequence genomic DNA:
- the LOC137261610 gene encoding sulfotransferase 1B1-like isoform X1, with the protein MATSQQILTIEGQAHNVDEDEMDIKMETDKFGKTIKYMMFRGRHHIPAFVPSILEQIENVSMRPDDIYLCAFPRTGTHWVFEMGNMLLGGKAETIQQFKGKLQLELVDDERLSKLPSPRLVNTHFRLSDAPLAMKEKKCKVIYNLRDPRDVAVSLYHAYIDLKVSECECSFEGFWYLFLEGKVEVDGLFHHWLDAEEFLKKNPDIPVYLNIYEETLKNPLVAVQSLSDFLGLPRNDELCQAIADKCHISHMRKDKDKYSFQVHGENVLYRKGIVGDWKNYFTDQMLDDYYQVYEEKMAGSRFYNLYGRNA; encoded by the exons ATGGCTACATCACAGCAAATTCTTACC ATTGAAGGACAagcacacaatgttgacgaGGATGAAATGGACATCAAGATGGAAACGGACAAGtttggcaagaccatcaagtaCATGATGTTTAGAGGCCGCCACCACATACCAGCATTTGTACCGTCAATTCTTGAACAAATAGAGAACGTTTCTATGAGGCCTGATGATATATACCTTTGTGCTTTTCCGAGAACAG GAACGCACTGGGTATTCGAAATGGGGAATATGCTCTTGGGAGGCAAGGCTGAAACCATTCAGCAATTCAAGGGGAAGCTACAATTAGAGCTTGTGGATGACGAGCGTCTGAGTAAACTCCCTTCTCCACGACTTGTCAATACCCACTTCCGGTTGTCGGATGCACCACTGGCGATGAAGGAAAAGAAGTGCAAGGTTATCTACAATCTTAGAGACCCGAGAGACGTTGCTGTGTCCCTCTATCACGCCTATATCGATCTGAAGGTTTCCGAATGCGAGTGCTCTTTCGAGGGATTTTGGTACCTGTTTCTGGAAGGAAAAG TTGAAGTCGATGGTCTATTTCATCACTGGCTCGATGCTGAAGAGTTTCTCAAAAAGAATCCCGACATTCCTGtttatttgaatatttatgaagaaaCTTTAAAG AATCCCCTGGTGGCTGTGCAAAGTCTCTCTGACTTCCTAGGTCTGCCAAGAAATGATGAATTGTGTCAAGCGATTGCCGACAAATGTCACATTTCTCACATGAGAAAAGATAAAGACAAATACTCTTTTCAAGTTCATGGGGAAAACGTGCTATATCGGAAAG GTATCGTTGGCGATTGGAAGAACTATTTCACTGACCAAATGTTGGACGACTACTATCAAGTGTATGAAGAAAAAATGGCCGGCTCGAGATTCTACAATCTGTACGGTCGAAACGCATGA
- the LOC137261610 gene encoding sulfotransferase 1B1-like isoform X2 — MSSIEGQAHNVDEDEMDIKMETDKFGKTIKYMMFRGRHHIPAFVPSILEQIENVSMRPDDIYLCAFPRTGTHWVFEMGNMLLGGKAETIQQFKGKLQLELVDDERLSKLPSPRLVNTHFRLSDAPLAMKEKKCKVIYNLRDPRDVAVSLYHAYIDLKVSECECSFEGFWYLFLEGKVEVDGLFHHWLDAEEFLKKNPDIPVYLNIYEETLKNPLVAVQSLSDFLGLPRNDELCQAIADKCHISHMRKDKDKYSFQVHGENVLYRKGIVGDWKNYFTDQMLDDYYQVYEEKMAGSRFYNLYGRNA; from the exons ATGAGCTCG ATTGAAGGACAagcacacaatgttgacgaGGATGAAATGGACATCAAGATGGAAACGGACAAGtttggcaagaccatcaagtaCATGATGTTTAGAGGCCGCCACCACATACCAGCATTTGTACCGTCAATTCTTGAACAAATAGAGAACGTTTCTATGAGGCCTGATGATATATACCTTTGTGCTTTTCCGAGAACAG GAACGCACTGGGTATTCGAAATGGGGAATATGCTCTTGGGAGGCAAGGCTGAAACCATTCAGCAATTCAAGGGGAAGCTACAATTAGAGCTTGTGGATGACGAGCGTCTGAGTAAACTCCCTTCTCCACGACTTGTCAATACCCACTTCCGGTTGTCGGATGCACCACTGGCGATGAAGGAAAAGAAGTGCAAGGTTATCTACAATCTTAGAGACCCGAGAGACGTTGCTGTGTCCCTCTATCACGCCTATATCGATCTGAAGGTTTCCGAATGCGAGTGCTCTTTCGAGGGATTTTGGTACCTGTTTCTGGAAGGAAAAG TTGAAGTCGATGGTCTATTTCATCACTGGCTCGATGCTGAAGAGTTTCTCAAAAAGAATCCCGACATTCCTGtttatttgaatatttatgaagaaaCTTTAAAG AATCCCCTGGTGGCTGTGCAAAGTCTCTCTGACTTCCTAGGTCTGCCAAGAAATGATGAATTGTGTCAAGCGATTGCCGACAAATGTCACATTTCTCACATGAGAAAAGATAAAGACAAATACTCTTTTCAAGTTCATGGGGAAAACGTGCTATATCGGAAAG GTATCGTTGGCGATTGGAAGAACTATTTCACTGACCAAATGTTGGACGACTACTATCAAGTGTATGAAGAAAAAATGGCCGGCTCGAGATTCTACAATCTGTACGGTCGAAACGCATGA